The window ATCCAGAAGAGGCATTTCTTGGGTTGCTCATATTAGAATTTATTATATCTGATATTTAAATATATTTATCCTAAAATTAATAGAGATTCGGAATTAGAATTTTTTTAATAAATCAAGTTTGATATAAAACCTATGCCATAACAAAATTTATTTCACTTTTCAATAAACACCTCATCTTTAAATAATTGAAAGAATAATTCAAATCATGGCGGACAAAAAATTAAGTCATAAAATCCTAATTAGAGGGATTCTTAGTTATGGATTTATCCTAGCCATCACATTTATTTGTGCTGGTAGTTTGAATTATTGGCAAGGCTGGATTTATAATGGATTAAATATTTTCTTTGTTTCATTCACTTACTATGTTTTGTCAGATAATACTGAACTGATTAAAGAAAGATTAAAACCCGGCGAGGGAATGAAAAGTTGGGACAAAATATATTTTTTGATAACTTCTCCCTTTTATTTTGTAATGATTATACTATCTGCCATAGATGTAGGTCGTTTAGGCTGGGTTCCAAAACTACCTTTATTTGGAGTAATAATTGGAATAGTTCTTTACATAATAGGGCAATCTATATTCTTATGGTCAAAGAAAGCTAATAGATTTTTTTCTACTGTTGTTAGAATACAAAAAGAGAGGGATCATAAAGTCTGTAAAGGCGGGCCTTATCGTTATGTGCGGCATCCTGGGTATGTTGGAGGAATACTATACACATTTGCAACACCTTTGGTATTGGGATCTTTCTGGGGCATCACAATCAATTTATTTACGGTTTTACCTTTAATTATAAGAACTTATTTAGAAAATAAAACATTACAGAAAGAGCTTGATGGATACCTTGAATACACCAAAGAAGTGAAATATAGATTAATTCCTAAAGTATGGTAAGTTCTTAGTGATTAAAGTACCTCATACCTGTAAAGATCATAGAGATTCCAAATTGATTTGAAGTTTCTATTACCTCTTTGTCTCTTATTGATCCACCAGATTGTATAATGTATTTTATGTTATGTTCCGCAGCAACTCTAACTGTATCATCAAAGGGGAAGAAAGCATCAGAAACAAGAACGCATTCAGAAATCTTTTCCTTGAAAAAGTCCTCTTTGGAAATATTTGGCTTCTCTTCATTCCAGGTATTTTCTAAATTTTCATAGATCTTGGGTATAGCAAGTTTTTTAAGTGAGTCAACTCTATTTGGCTGCCCGACTCCACTTCCTAATACCTTAAACTGGCCTTTTTCATACTCCATACCTAAGACAATCGAATTTGATTTAGTATACTTTGTTGCTATAATTGTAAAAAGTCCTAGCTCTTTTTTGCTCTCTGGGAACTTCTCATTTGTAACACATTCCCACTTTTCATAGAGCCCTTCTGGCCTATCTTGTTCAATTACCCCGCCAATCAAGAATTTGTAAACTTTGTCTTCAGAAGTGAAAAGTTTTCCAGTTTCTAATATTCTCAAATCCTTGCTTTTGTTTTTCAAAAATTCTAAGGCATTGTCATCAAAAGAAGGGGCAATTATTACTTCAACAAATTTACCTTTCAAAAAAGAAGCAGTTTCTAAATCGACTTTTCTCGTCAAAGCGATTATGCTCCCATATGCAGATACCCTATCTCCGTCCCAAGCATTTTTCAATGCATCAAATAAAGTCTTTCCTGTAGCGATTCCACAAGGATTTAGATGTTTAACAATTACTGCAGCATTATATTCTGAAAGCTCCTTTGCAGCATTAAGAGCAGCTTCAATATCGAGATAATTATTATATGACAGTGCTTTTCCGTGATGTTGTTTCATGTTTGAAGCGGAAGGTTCAAGAGTATATTTTTTGAAGAATGACGCTTTTTGATGCCAATTTTCTCCATATCTTAGAGGTTTGCCAGAGTCAAATGAAAGTCGCAATTTTTTATTGTCAGTCAGCGCTTCAGAAAGATAAGAGTCAATAGCACTATCATAGTCGGCCGTATGTGAAAAAGCCTTAACACATAATTTTTTTCTCGTTTCATATGAAGTGTTTCCTTTTTCTAACAAATCTTTAGTTACAACTTCATAATCCAAAGGATCTACAATAACAGTAACATATTTGAAATTTTTAGCAGCTGCCCTCAGGAGCGTCACTCCGCCAATATCAATATTTTCAATAGCATCTTCAAGAGAGGGGTTTTTTGCTACAGTTTCTTGAAATGGATACAGATTACAAATAACTATGTCAATAGGTTTTATTCCTTCTGAAATTATTTCATTTTCATGTTCTTTATCATCTCTGATATAGAGAATTCCACCATGGATATTTGGGTGAAGAGTTTTTACCCTACCCCCAATCATTTCTTTAAATCCTGTAATCTTTTCAATAGGCGTAGCATTAATTCCATTTTCTAGAAGAAATTTTAAAGTGCCACCAGTCGATACAATCTCAAAACCTAAACTTGACAGAGTCTTAGCAAATTTTTCAAGTCCTTTCTTGTCTGTAACGCTAATTAATGCTCTCTTTTCCATCACTTTGGCACGTTTGGAAAGCTAATTTAAATAATTTTCTCTTAAGCCCACAGAAAGTTTTAAGTATTATTAGTTAAGTTAATACTCAATGGCTGCAACAGATTATACAATCGCGACTCTTGGAAGTCATTCTGCACTTCAAATATTAAAAGGCGCAAAAGACGAGGGATTTAAGACCTTATGTATAGCAAAAAAAGGGTCAGAAAAAGTCTACAGAAGTTTTGGAGTTGCAGATGAAATTATTTCTGTTGATCATTTCAAAGAACTTTTTTCCTTACAAGAAGAATTAATAAAAAGAAATACTATTCTCATACCTCATGGTTCTTTTATTGCTTATATGAAGATAGAGGACTTCAAAGATCTGAAGGTAATGTACTTTGGCAATAAAGATGTTCTAGAATGGGAATCTGCTAGAGATCTTGAAAGGCGATGGTTAACTGATGCAAATATTAAAATTCCAAGAATATTTGATACTCCCGAACAGATAGACAGACCCGTGATTGTAAAATTTTACGGCGCAAAAGGTGGGATGGGATATTTCCTTGCTAAAGACACTGCGGATTTCAATGAAAAGATTTCAGACCATATCAATGAAAAATACGTAATTCAAGAGTATATTATTGGCGTGCCTGCATATTTCCATTATTTTTATAGTCCGTTAAATTACGAACTAGAAATAATGAGTTTTGATAAAAGATATGAAAGTAATGTAGATTCTATTGGTAGGATATCAGCAAGAGATCAGTTTGCCCTAAAGAAAATTGATCCAAGCTATGTCGTTGTTGGAAATATGCCCATAACTGTCAGGGAATCATTGCTTCCAGAAATATTTGATATGGGTGAAAGAGTAGTTCAAAAATCAAAGGAGCTAATTTCTAGTAGGGGATTGTTTGGGCCGTTCTGTCTTGAAGGGGTAATAACTCCTGAAGCTGAGATATTCATATTTGAAATTTCAGCAAGAATTGTAGCAGGCACAAATCTTTTTGAACCATATTCGCCTTATACTTATATCAAATACGGAAAGCCTATGTCAACAGGAAGAAGAATAGCCTTAGAGATTAAAAATGCAATAAATAATGATAGGCTTTCAGATATAGTTTGTTAGAGACCTGTTGGTATATCTATAAACTCTGTTTTTATACCATATTCTTCTTCAACTTTTTTCCCTAAAGCCTTTACTCCGAGCTTTTCAGTGGCATAGTGTCCAGCAAATATTAAATTTATTCCAGCTTCTTTTGCAATATGGTAAATTGTATGTGAAGGTTCACCTGTAATAAATAGGTCCAATCCTTCTTTAATGCAATCCTCAAATGCAGACCCCCCACCACCACTAACTATACCTACAGATATTATTTTATCAGGTCCAAAATTGAAAGACTCAATTTTAGCAGGAAGAGTTTTTTCTAGGGTTTTAGATATATCTTTAATAGTCTTCAATTTTTCATAACGTCCTTTGAAACCTATCTTTAATCCATGATAGGCTCCAAATGGCTCAGGGTCAGAAAGATTTAATATTTTTATGAGCTCTATATTATTCCCGACTTCTGAATGCATATCAAGAGGCAGATGTGCGGCATATAAGGAAATACCGTTTTCCAAAAGATAAGAAATTCTTTCTTTCACTAGCCCTCTTATACATTTTAATCCACCCCATATTAGCCCATGGTGGACTATCAAGAGATCGGCCTTTCTTTTAGAAGCCTCTTTGAAAATTTCCAGAGAACTATCTACACCCAAGCATATCTTTTTCACGTCCTTTTTTCCCTCTATTTGTAATCCGTTTGCAGATACATCATCTATCTCATTAACTCTAAGATAATCGTCCATATAGCTAACAATCTCATTAAGGTCCATGAAGATAAATTTGAAAAGGCATTTAAATAACTTATACTTACTCCAAATTGCATGGACGTAGAACTGATATGGAATCTTGACTCTTTCCTAAAAAGACTGGAAACACTCAGAGAAAAAGGGGTAGTTTTTGGTATATACAGAAATATTCTCCATGTTGAGGAATTAGCTGCACTAAAAGAACTAGAAAAGGAAAGAAAACAACCCCTATTAATTTCTGAAGATAACGAAGATAGTTATTATGAAAAAGTAAAGATTTGCAAGATGATTCTCTTGGACATAAAAAATGGTGGGCTGTTCTATGAAAAACTGCTAAAAGCTATACCAGAAATAGCATCCATAAAATATGAAGAAATAAAGAGAATTGGTTTCGATGAAGGCTATAATTATTTCTATGTTAAAACGAAAGATGATAAAGAGATTAAACTTGATGAAGAAGATCTCTTGATAGTATACGATAAATTCTATATTTCACCTGACCTATTTGATTTTGAAACTATATACTACGGTGACAAGATTTTTTCATGCCATAAATATTCTGATTTTGATTGCTCAAGAGTATTTGAAATTAAGGAAGAGACATAGTTTCATCTTCTATCCATTTTAGATATTTACTGAATCCTTTTTTTATATCAAAAGCTATTATCTCTGGAATTTCATAAACATGATTCTTCTTAATGAGGTCTTCCACTTCCTGATATTTTTCATCAGTTGTCTTAATTAATAGAATTATCTCACTAGAGTTTCCTATTGATTCTTTCCACCAATAGAGACTATTTACATCTTTTATTATATTAACACAGGCAGCAACTCTATTCTCTAGTAAGATTTTTGATAGATTATAAGCCACGTCTTCATTTGGTGCTGTGGATATGATTAATAGAGGCATGTGATTAATTATAACTACAAGTTTAAATTAATATGTTCAAATTCTACAAATAATATCCTATAGTTTTCTTTGCAGATATTACAAGCTCTTTGGAGAAGATGCAAACGCCACGGCACTGAAAAATACGCCTTCACAGGCCAGTACAATTTTCAATAAATTGCTATAATATTATCTTGACATCATTTCTCATATGCTTGAATTAAAATAGAAACTAAAACTTCACACTAAAAAACTATTTAAAATAATTCACTTCTTTTTGAATGTGGGAGACTTCAAACTTTTTTCTGAATTTCAACCAAACGGTGACCAACCTCAGGCTATTAATGAGCTTAGCCAAGGCATAGAAAAAGGATACAATTATCAGACACTTCTTGGTGTTACAGGTTCAGGGAAAACTTTTACAATTGCTAATTTGATTGAGAAATATAATAAACCCACACTTGTCATTTCTCCAAATAAGACTTTAGCATCCCAGCTTTTTTCTGAATTCAAAGCATTTTTCCCAGATAATGCTGTTGGATATTTTGTCAGTTATTATGACTATTATCAACCTGAAGCATATCTTCCCCACACAGATACCTATATTGAAAAAGATGTTTCTATAAATGAAGAATTAACAAGAATGAGGCACTCTGCAACTGCCTCTCTTCTTTCAAGGAGCGACTGCATAATCGTAGCAAGTGTTTCATGCATTTACGGTCTTGGGTCCCCTGAAACGTATAAAGAGATGGGTACGTTCATAAGGAAAAATGAGCAGATTGATAGGGATGATTTTTTAAAAAAACTAGTTTCGATGCAGTATGAGAGAGACGATTCAGATTTTAAAAGTGGAACATTCAGGGCAAGAGGTGATGTAGTAGAGCTCTTTCCCTTGTTCACAGATTATATAGTAAGAGTTGAATTTTTTGGTGATGAAATAACAAAAATCAGAAAAATTCATCCTATTAACTTTTCAGACATGGGAGATATTGATAACATATATATCTATCCTGCGAGCCACTACCTTATACCTCAAGACACTATAGGCAAAGTCATAACTGAAATCCAAAATGAACTTGAAGTGGTATTAGCTGATTTAAATTCTCAGGGTAAATTCATAGAGGCGCATAGAATTGAAACAAGGACTAAATATGACATAGAGATGATGCAGGAAATGGGTTACTGCAAGGGGATTGAGAATTATTCTCGTTATTTTTCTGGAAGGAAAGCAGGGGAAAAACCTGACACATTAATTAATTATTTTCCAAAGGATTTTCTTTTGATAATAGATGAATCTCATATTACAGTCCCTCAGATTAGAGGAATGTATGAAGGGGATAAATCAAGAAAAGAAACACTTGTAAATTATGGATTTAGACTCCCTTCTGCACTTGACAATAGACCATTAAGATATACTGAATTTGAAACACTTTTGAATCAAGTCATATTTGTTTCTGCAACTCCCGCTGATTATGAATTGGGTATATCCGATAAAGTTGTCGAACAAATTGTGAGGCCAACAGGATTGATAGATCCAGTTGTAATTATCAAAAAAAGAGAAGGCCAGATTGATGACCTTGTTTCTGAAGTCAAAAAGAGAATTGAAAATAATGAAAGAACACTAGTATTAACTCTTACAAAGAGGATGGCAGAAGATTTAACTGACTATCTTCTTGAATTTGGGATAAATGCAAGATATCTCCATTCTGAAATTGATACTTTACAGAGAGTAGAGCTATTACGCGAACTTAGAGCTGGAGCATATGATTGTCTTGTAGGTATCAATCTGCTTAGAGAAGGGCTTGACCTCCCTGAAGTTTCTTTGATTGCGATTCTAGATGCAGACAAAGAAGGATACCTTAGGTCTACAACTTCTTTGATACAAATTATGGGGAGAGTCGCAAGAAATGTATCTGGTACCGTTATAATGTACGCAGATAAAGTCACATCTTCAATGAAGAGGGCAATAGATGAGACTGAAAGGAGAAGAAAGATTCAGACAGAGTACAATATTAAGAACAACATAATCCCAAAAACTATTAAGAAAAAAATAGAAGCCTCTGAAAAAGATCAGGAAGATTACGAAATATCAAAAGTTGAAGATCCAGAAGAGTATTTGGCTTATCTGCATAATGAGATGATCAAAGCTGCAAATAACTTGGATTTCGAAAAAGCTGCATATTTGAGAGATAGAATCAAAGAACTTTCTATTTTATTGGATTAATTATTTAAAGGATTAATTCCAAAATTTTTAGGTGGTAGCGTGATAATTACAACTACGGACTTCATACCCGGTAGAGAAATAGAAAAAGTCATGGGAGTAGTATCTGGTAACTCAATTAGAGCAAAACATATCGGTAAGGATATTGTCGCAGGCCTTAGGACGGTAGTTGGTGGAGAAATAACTGAATATACGCAAATGCTTTCAGAATCT is drawn from Methanofastidiosum sp. and contains these coding sequences:
- a CDS encoding isoprenylcysteine carboxylmethyltransferase family protein encodes the protein MADKKLSHKILIRGILSYGFILAITFICAGSLNYWQGWIYNGLNIFFVSFTYYVLSDNTELIKERLKPGEGMKSWDKIYFLITSPFYFVMIILSAIDVGRLGWVPKLPLFGVIIGIVLYIIGQSIFLWSKKANRFFSTVVRIQKERDHKVCKGGPYRYVRHPGYVGGILYTFATPLVLGSFWGITINLFTVLPLIIRTYLENKTLQKELDGYLEYTKEVKYRLIPKVW
- the purH gene encoding bifunctional phosphoribosylaminoimidazolecarboxamide formyltransferase/IMP cyclohydrolase, which encodes MEKRALISVTDKKGLEKFAKTLSSLGFEIVSTGGTLKFLLENGINATPIEKITGFKEMIGGRVKTLHPNIHGGILYIRDDKEHENEIISEGIKPIDIVICNLYPFQETVAKNPSLEDAIENIDIGGVTLLRAAAKNFKYVTVIVDPLDYEVVTKDLLEKGNTSYETRKKLCVKAFSHTADYDSAIDSYLSEALTDNKKLRLSFDSGKPLRYGENWHQKASFFKKYTLEPSASNMKQHHGKALSYNNYLDIEAALNAAKELSEYNAAVIVKHLNPCGIATGKTLFDALKNAWDGDRVSAYGSIIALTRKVDLETASFLKGKFVEVIIAPSFDDNALEFLKNKSKDLRILETGKLFTSEDKVYKFLIGGVIEQDRPEGLYEKWECVTNEKFPESKKELGLFTIIATKYTKSNSIVLGMEYEKGQFKVLGSGVGQPNRVDSLKKLAIPKIYENLENTWNEEKPNISKEDFFKEKISECVLVSDAFFPFDDTVRVAAEHNIKYIIQSGGSIRDKEVIETSNQFGISMIFTGMRYFNH
- a CDS encoding formate--phosphoribosylaminoimidazolecarboxamide ligase, whose protein sequence is MAATDYTIATLGSHSALQILKGAKDEGFKTLCIAKKGSEKVYRSFGVADEIISVDHFKELFSLQEELIKRNTILIPHGSFIAYMKIEDFKDLKVMYFGNKDVLEWESARDLERRWLTDANIKIPRIFDTPEQIDRPVIVKFYGAKGGMGYFLAKDTADFNEKISDHINEKYVIQEYIIGVPAYFHYFYSPLNYELEIMSFDKRYESNVDSIGRISARDQFALKKIDPSYVVVGNMPITVRESLLPEIFDMGERVVQKSKELISSRGLFGPFCLEGVITPEAEIFIFEISARIVAGTNLFEPYSPYTYIKYGKPMSTGRRIALEIKNAINNDRLSDIVC
- a CDS encoding Nif3-like dinuclear metal center hexameric protein, with the protein product MDLNEIVSYMDDYLRVNEIDDVSANGLQIEGKKDVKKICLGVDSSLEIFKEASKRKADLLIVHHGLIWGGLKCIRGLVKERISYLLENGISLYAAHLPLDMHSEVGNNIELIKILNLSDPEPFGAYHGLKIGFKGRYEKLKTIKDISKTLEKTLPAKIESFNFGPDKIISVGIVSGGGGSAFEDCIKEGLDLFITGEPSHTIYHIAKEAGINLIFAGHYATEKLGVKALGKKVEEEYGIKTEFIDIPTGL
- a CDS encoding divalent-cation tolerance protein CutA, which gives rise to MPLLIISTAPNEDVAYNLSKILLENRVAACVNIIKDVNSLYWWKESIGNSSEIILLIKTTDEKYQEVEDLIKKNHVYEIPEIIAFDIKKGFSKYLKWIEDETMSLP
- the uvrB gene encoding excinuclease ABC subunit UvrB, giving the protein MGDFKLFSEFQPNGDQPQAINELSQGIEKGYNYQTLLGVTGSGKTFTIANLIEKYNKPTLVISPNKTLASQLFSEFKAFFPDNAVGYFVSYYDYYQPEAYLPHTDTYIEKDVSINEELTRMRHSATASLLSRSDCIIVASVSCIYGLGSPETYKEMGTFIRKNEQIDRDDFLKKLVSMQYERDDSDFKSGTFRARGDVVELFPLFTDYIVRVEFFGDEITKIRKIHPINFSDMGDIDNIYIYPASHYLIPQDTIGKVITEIQNELEVVLADLNSQGKFIEAHRIETRTKYDIEMMQEMGYCKGIENYSRYFSGRKAGEKPDTLINYFPKDFLLIIDESHITVPQIRGMYEGDKSRKETLVNYGFRLPSALDNRPLRYTEFETLLNQVIFVSATPADYELGISDKVVEQIVRPTGLIDPVVIIKKREGQIDDLVSEVKKRIENNERTLVLTLTKRMAEDLTDYLLEFGINARYLHSEIDTLQRVELLRELRAGAYDCLVGINLLREGLDLPEVSLIAILDADKEGYLRSTTSLIQIMGRVARNVSGTVIMYADKVTSSMKRAIDETERRRKIQTEYNIKNNIIPKTIKKKIEASEKDQEDYEISKVEDPEEYLAYLHNEMIKAANNLDFEKAAYLRDRIKELSILLD
- a CDS encoding YbjQ family protein, with amino-acid sequence MIITTTDFIPGREIEKVMGVVSGNSIRAKHIGKDIVAGLRTVVGGEITEYTQMLSESRREALKRMMEDAESIGADAVINIRYSTSAVMTGAAEMLAYGTAVKLK